In Apus apus isolate bApuApu2 chromosome 25, bApuApu2.pri.cur, whole genome shotgun sequence, the following proteins share a genomic window:
- the GPR179 gene encoding probable G-protein coupled receptor 179 → MLFQTNDIREASVGEDVEWYQALVRSLVEGHPWVRRAVLALDAHPLAPKPRLMLQATKGEGEILLQDVSAAAPSLGNLSWDNEWFNALKSQRTPQLRKRVLSNDLHTMETPKWQRGDSYVGEPGQVRWSPPFLECRDGRFLPAWMVTLSSAFYGLKPDLSPEFKGVVRVDIELQDVAIDQCSSGPGWFADTHRCDLNSTQCVPQESRGFVLGRYLCQCKPGFYRAGGVASGSAGADEGSRLACQPCHQGCATCEDDKPCLIQEDHVLRAAVLSCQAGCMLAVFLSMLVSYHFRRSKRIRSSGVILLETILFGSLLLYFPVFILYFKPSIFRCIVLRWVRVLGFAIVYGTITLKLHRVLKVFLSRTAQRVPYVSSGRVLKTLGLILLLVLWFLAAWTIGMLENIDKNIPLVIRTQTTHGLHFYICGHDRWDYMMVIAELLFLLWGSFLCYATRPVPSAFHEPRYMGIALHNELMISAAFHLARFIMVPSLHPDWTLLLFFAHTHSTITMTLALLFIPKLLHTGSPLREEIAAEVYEDELDMGHSRSCLNSSIASAWSEHSLDPDDIRVGGTLRTFFEELKKLYRQLEVHKTQKMAANNPHLPKKRSPRRSTLRRSSEERAGTPERRGSSARLLPDGASPRTRGGDSSRHRPATPRKSRRSEGPAREPRGGSSTPGSPGEPVLGRKMVVTAASEPSDSESLDAAPLVCKSASAQNLGGPGQPPLPHAAPLQKSHSVVSGAREVALLAASRAERHGDPHPPIPSSGQPVGQGEQARKTQSPSAADAIPPADSSPTQGGPQEHLSPLGHGKVQKHVTYTPIKSISVDSSHLPGRVRVAVRRTPPPPPVRYQSLGLCATPSRDSPEPPTDPPAQVGKPEGTAEEDPGQECPPERRGQLRAMASIPAHVCPWELVQEEILSQKQKAKEAADSGTPGDTVAAPPSLKPFSQSSLHGLELAIKAFNHARGKSILRGKREGKGSSRKRDHEQEGGSRKERSGLAGTSAMSLGGVGQGSATRSPEWSGQRPSSVPAAHSRGDSRAEGQCDRPALGTGSAEKLAEDPTALQGDVGAGGGPRPPSGVHEIPLCVGHREGAEGPCESSAVAGGGTAQICPQQEAEAPEKDAPAARVSLTTAKEGVAEGGSRSIHPPSDHAEVEQPHAKATAGRSQPPAAGVQGVAAEGTGAEACPRGASGIPAGKGALLRQEAVASQEDSEVLLGEESPGNRLKKSSSQPELLGPRESWGVRKVSPRSRSVEMAPAALGTAGRTEVCPGESWADSSMKTEICPLEESEGTPGKGGSKGEAPRPGEEPDMEKPPAPSEKVGSMEGRRAEVCPWENREVENTIRAEICPWDEEGAQLEEKRQEGVRRQLAKGIRPKSGGFLGEQEGQGSTSSEGPPPKPAPKSSELPGVTLRSRTSAQASVCPWEAAGADSDAGEVCPWERGTASSDAGKSHDGDISQEEDGASPERAAPKATPETTGKGSSQRGAPSPGEVVEQPSMGVRGKPPLLLKPSSKQVGTIDSKKANVCPWEVVDEPLPKTETCPWVEHAAPLGKEKPSQDMCGTSSGENKPGSGGLEDDKAKLAEGGGQWLEHRNTGPNTKFIKKSLEHSKTESKKSQTLVSIKEEVCPWESLGTEQSPEQPHGRSPRLPKSPSKKSQSVESLKAEVCPWEAPELEATDKAEICPWEVAAPPSGKVSSSSTSQGVLKEAAESTSAKKEAVSRDRESICPWESTDTEGTTVGSIRKSTELLKSQAFVSMESIKEEVCPWESLGTEQTPEQPHSRSPRLPKSSSKKSQSVESLKAEVCPWEAPELEATDKAEICPWEVAAPPSGKEKPRQASGALSTVSRSPSTHRSVLKEAAESTFAKKEAVSRDRESICPWESTDTEGISKSRTKSTELLKSTAKTLESMGSMKAEVCPWESTDMEQPPEKSRSGIPALPKSSSKKSQSVESLKAEVCPWEAPELEASDKAEICPWEVAAPPSGKVSRSPSTSQGVLKEKGESTSAKKEAVSRDRESICPWESTDTEGTTVGSTRKSTELLKSQAFVSMESIKEEVCPWESLGTEQTPEQPHSRSPRLPKSSSKKSQSVESLKAEVCPWEAPELEASDKAAVCPWEVAAPPSGKEKPRQEKDALSTVSRSPSTGQGLHKETGESTFAKKEAVSRDRESICPWESTDTEKPPEKSRSGIPALPKSSSKKSQSVESLKAEVCPWEAPELEASDKAAICPWEVAAPPSGTEKPRQASGALSTVSRSSSTSQGVLKEAAESTSAKKEAVSRDRESICPWESTDTEGTTVGSRTKSTELKKTTVKTSESMGSMKAEVCPWESTDTEQPPEKSRSGIPALPKSSSKKSQSVESLKAEVCPWEAPELEATDKAEICPWEVAAPPSGKVSRSSSTSQGVLKEAAESTSAKKEAVSRDRESICPWESTDTEGISKSRTKSTELLKSTAKTSESMGSMKAEVCPWESTDMEQPPEKSRSGIPALPKSSSKKSQSVESLKAEVCPWEAPELSSSDKAAICPWEAAAPLPQEGAVPGKGSSPSKPAGASKPQEKGSGERESACPWQSLGTEEPSLKTAAGKEPSRKPDRAESRTSDICPWAAAEPTGFQPGVQPRGAEGVSPSGPGEPKLVAGASDGSALLGKPTGRAEHKPLCRIVPGIQPRREAGAAPAAGSSSSPGSSTARGCPWEAEEAPAAPDKPSTDSRKSSEVCPWEEVEGVDPTPTLPGQGRAGVSPGDGDRAASGTKPDVCPWDHE, encoded by the exons ATGCTCTTCCAGACCAACGACATCCGCGAGGCCAGCGTCGGGGAGGACGTGGAGTGGTACCAGGCGCTGGTCCGCAGCCTGGTGGAGGGGCACCCCTGGGTGCGCCGGGCGGTGCTGGCCCTCGACGCCCACCCGCTGGCCCCCAAGCCCCGGCTGATGCTTCAGGCCACCAAGGGGGAGGGTGAGATCCTGTTGCAGGACGTCTCGGCCGCCGCCCCCAGCCTGGGCAACCTCAGCTGGGACAACGAGTGGTTCAACGCCCTCAAATCCCAGCGGACCCCCCAGCTCCGCAAGCGCGTGCTCAGCAACGACCTGCACACCATGGAGACCCCCAAGTGGCAGCGGGGTGACAGCTACGTGGGGGAGCCGGGACAGGTGCGGTGGTCCCCGCCGTTCCTCGAGTGCCGGGACGGCAGGTTCCTGCCCGCCTGGATGGTCACACTCTCCTCTGCTTTCTACGGGCTCAAGCCAGATCTCAGCCCTGAGTTCAA GGGTGTCGTGCGGGTGGACATTGAGCTGCAGGACGTGGCCATCGACCAGTGCTCCAGCGGGCCGGGCTGGTTCGCCGACACGCACCGTTGTGACCTCAACAGCACCCAG TGTGTCCCTCAGGAGAGCCGTGGCTTTGTCCTCGGGAGGTACCTGTGCCAGTGCAAGCCAGGCTTTTACAGGGCCGGCGGAGTGGCCAGTG GCTCGGCAGGGGCAGACGAGGGGTCCCGGCTGGcgtgccagccctgccaccagGGATGTGCCACCTGCGAGGATGACAAACCTTGCCTGATCCAGGAGGACCATGTGCTGCGGGCGGCCGTCCTGtcctgccaggctggctgcaTGCTGGCTGTCTTCCTCAGCATGCTCGTCTCCTACCACTTCCGACGGAGCAAG aggaTCCGGTCATCGGGAGTCATCCTCCTGGAGACAATCCTCTTCGGGTCCCTCCTCCTCTATTTCCCG GTCTTCATCCTGTACTTCAAGCCGAGCATCTTCCGCTGCATCGTCCTGCGCTGGGTGCGCGTGCTCGGCTTCGCCATCGTCTACGGCACCATCACCCTCAAGCTGCACAG GGTGCTGAAGGTGTTCCTGTCCCGCACGGCCCAGCGGGTGCCCTACGTGTCGAGCGGGCGGGTGCTGAAGACGCTGGGTTTGATCCTGCTCCTGGTGCTGTGGTTCCTGGCAGCCTGGACCATCGGGATGCTGGAGAACATCGACAAGAACATCCCGCTGGTGATCCGCACCCAGACCACCCATGGTCTCCACTTCTACATCTGTGGCCATGACCGCTGGGACTACATGATGGTGATTG ctgagctgctgttcctgctgtggggcagctTCCTGTGCTACGCCACCCGCCCCGTGCCCTCCGCCTTCCACGAGCCCCGCTACATGGGCATCGCGCTCCACAACGAGCTCATGATCTCGGCTGCCTTCCACCTGGCCAG GTTCATCATGGTCCCCTCGCTGCACCCCGACTGGACCCTGCTCCTCTTCTTCGCCCACACCCACAGCACCATCACCATGACCCTGGCGCTGCTCTTCATCCCCAAG CTCCTGCACACCGGCTCGCCGCTGCGGGAGGAGATCGCGGCCGAGGTGTACGAGGACGAGCTGGACATGGGCCACTCGCGCTCCTGCCTCAACAGCAGCATCGCGTCCGCCTGGAGCGAGCACAGTCTCGACCCCGATGACATTCGGGTGGGTGGCACACTCAGGACCTTCTTT GAGGAGCTGAAGAAGCTCTACAGGCAGCTGGAGGTGCACAAGACGCAGAAGATGGCAGCCAACAACCCCCACCTGCCCAAAAAACGCAGCCCCCGCCGCTCCACCCTGCGCCGGAGCAGCGAGGAACGGGCGGGCACCCCGGAACGCCGCGGCTCCTCGGCCAGACTGCTCCCCGACGGTGCCAGCCCAAGGACACGGGGGGGGGACAGTTCCCGGCACCGCCCCGCGACCCCGCGCAAGTCCCGCAGATCCGAGGGGCCCGCGCGGGAGCCCCGGGGAGGCTCCTCCACCCCCGGTTCCCCCGGggagcctgtgctggggaggaagaTGGTGGTGACAGCAGCCTCGGAGCCATCTGACAGCGAGTCCCTCGATGCTGCCCCGCTCGTCTGCAAGTCAGCCAGCGCCCAAAACCTGGGgggccccgggcagccccccctgccccacgcGGCCCCCTTGCAGAAGTCACACAGCGTGGTGTCTGGGGCACGAGAGGTGGCCCTGCTCGCTGCCAGCCGAGCAGAACGGCACGGAGACCCTCACCCACCCATCCCCTCCTCGGGGCAGCCCGTGGGCCAGGGAGAACAAGCCAGGAAGACCCAAAGCCCCAGCGCAGCTGATGCCATCCCACCAGCTGATTCCAGCCCCACCCAGGGGGGTCCCCAGGAGCACTTGTCCCCCCTGGGCCATGGGAAGGTGCAGAAACATGTCACCTACACACCCATCAAGAGCATCAGTGTTGACAGCTCCCACCTGCCTGGACGGGTGAGGGTGGCAGTGAGGAGgaccccaccaccaccccctgTCCGGTACCAGAGCCTGGGGCTCTGTGCCACACCTTCTAGGGACAGCCCGGAGCCACCCACGGACCCCCCAGCACAGGTGGGGAAGCCAGAGGGGACAGCAGAGGAAGATCCAGGACAGGAGTGTCCCCCGGAGAGGAGGGGCCAGCTGAGGGCCATGGCCTCCATCCCAGCACACGTCTGCCCCTGGGAGCTGGTCCAGGAGGAGATCCTCAGCCAGAAGCAAAAAGCCAAGGAAGCAGCAGACTCAGGGACCCCCGGTGACACAGTGGCTGCCCCCCCAAGCCTGAAGCCATTCTCCCAGAGCTCCCTCCATGGCCTGGAACTTGCCATCAAAGCCTTCAACCATGCCAGGGGGAAAAGCATCCtgaggggaaagagagaaggcaaagggaGCTCCAGGAAGAGGGACCATGAGCAGGAggggggcagcaggaaggagaggtCTGGCCTGGCAGGGACATCAGCCATGTCCCTCGGGGGGGTCGGCCAAGGCTCTGCCACCAGAAGTCCTGAGTGGAGTGGGCAGAGGCCTAGCAGTGTGCCCGCTGCCCACTCACGGGGggacagcagggcagagggCCAGTGTGACAggccagccctggggacaggcagtgCTGAGAAACTGGCAGAGGACCCCACTGCTCTCCAGGGGGatgtgggtgctggtgggggcCCAAGGCCACCCTCAGGGGTGCATGAGATCCCACTCTGTGTTGGTCACCGAGAAGGAGCAGAAGGTCCCTGTGAAAGCTCAGCAGTGGCTGGTGGTGGGACAGCACAGATCTGTCCCCAGCAAGAGGCTGAGGCTCCAGAGAAggatgctcctgctgccagggtgAGCCTGACCACAGCAAAGGAAGGGGTGGCTGAGGGGGGCAGCAGGTCCATCCACCCCCCTTCAGACCATGCAGAGGTGGAGCAGCCACATGCAAAAGCCACTGCAGGCAGGTCCCAGCCACCCGCTGCTGGTGTGCAGGGAGTGGCTGCTGAGGGGACAGGGGCTGAGGCTTGTCCCCGGGGAGCCTCAGGCAtcccagcaggaaaaggagCCTTGCTGCGCCAGGAGGCCGTTGCTTCCCAGGAGGACAGTGAGgtcctgctgggagaggagagccCGGGCAACAGGCTaaagaagagcagcagccagcctgaGCTCCTTGGtcccagggagagctggggtgtcaGGAAGGTGTCCCCAAGGAGCCGGAGTGTGGAGATGGCCCcggctgctctggggacagctggAAGGACAGAGGTCTGTCCTGGGGAAAGCTGGGCAGATTCCagcatgaaaacagaaatatgcCCCTTGGAGGAGAGCGAGGGCACCCCAGGAAAGGGTGGCAGCAAGGGGGaagccccccgccccggggaaGAGCCAGACATGGAGAAACCACCAGCACCTTCAGAGAAAGTGGGCAGCAtggagggcaggagggctgaggtTTGTCCGTGGGAGAACAGGGAAGTGGAAAACACCATCAGAGCAGAAATCTGCCCCTGGGATGAGGAGGGGGCTCAGCTGGAGGAAAAGAGGCAGGAGGGAGTGAGGAGGCAGCTGGCCAAGGGAATCAGACCAAAATCAGGGGGTTTtctgggagagcaggagggccagggcagcaccagcagtgaGGGACCCCCCCCAAAACCTGCTCCCAAAAGTTCTGAGCTGCCAGGTGTGACCTTGAGGAGCCGAACGAGCGCTCAGGCTTCGGTTTGtccctgggaagcagcaggagctgacagCGACGCAGGAGAAGTTTGCCCTTGGGAGAGAGGAACGGCCTCATCTGATGCAGGAAAATCACACGATGGTGACATTTCCCAAGAGGAGGATGGGGCTTCCCCAGAGAGGGCAGCCCCGAAAGCCACGCCAGAGACCACAGGCAAGGGGAGCAGCCAGCgaggagcccccagccctggggaagtTGTGGAGCAGCCCAGCATGGGAGTCAGAGGAAAACCCCCACTGCTGCTCAAACCATCATCTAAGCAAGTGGGAACCATCGACAGCAAAAAAGCCAATGTTTGTCCTTGGGAAGTGGTGGATGAGCCACTTCCTAAAACAGAAACCTGCCCTTGGGTAGAACATGCAGCTCCACTGGGGAAGGAGAAACCAAGTCAGGACATGTGTGGGACTTCCAGTGGGGAAAACAAACCAGGATCTGGAGGACTTGAAGATGACAAAGCAAAGCTGGCAGAGGGGGGTGGCCAgtggctggagcacaggaacaCCGGGCCAAACACAAAGTTCATTAAGAAAAGCCTGGAGCATTCAAAAACAGAGTCCAAGAAATCCCAGACATTGGTGAGCATAAAGGAGGAGGTCTGTCCCTGGGAGAGCCTGGGCACGGAGCAGAGCCCAGAACAACCTCATGGCAGGAGCCCCAGGCTGCCCAAATCACCTTCAAAGAAATCCCAGAGCGTGGAGAGCCTGAAGGCAGAGGTGTGTCCTTGGGAGGCTCCTGAGCTCGAGGCCACTGATAAAGCAGAAATCTGTCCCTGGGAGGTGGCTGCTCCTCCATCAGGCAAAGTGAGCAGCTCTTCAACAAGTCAGGGTGTTTTGAaagaggctgcagagagcacaTCTGCAAAGAAGGAGGCAGTGAGCAGAGACCGTGAGTCCATCTGTCCCTGGGAGAGCACGGACACGGAGGGAACCACTGTGGGGTCCATCAGgaagagcacagagctgctgaaatcCCAGGCATTTGTGAGCATGGAGAGCATAAAGGAGGAGGTCTGTCCCTGGGAGAGCCTGGGCACAGAGCAGACCCCAGAACAACCTCACAGCAGAAGCCCCAGGCTGCCCAAATCATCCTCAAAGAAATCCCAGAGCGTGGAGAGCCTGAAGGCAGAGGTGTGTCCTTGGGAGGCTCCTGAGCTCGAGGCCACTGACAAAGCAGAAATCTGCCCTTGGGAGGTGGCTGCTCCACCATCAGGCAAAGAGAAACCAAGACAAGCCAGCGGTGCTCTGTCCACAGTGAGCAGAAGCCCTTCAACACATCGTAGTGTCTTGAaagaggctgcagagagcacGTTTGCAAAGAAGGAGGCAGTGAGCAGAGACCGTGAGTCCATCTGTCCCTGGGAGAGCACGGACACAGAGGGAATCTCCAAGTCCAGGACAAAGAGCACAGAACTGCTGAAATCCACTGCCAAGACATTGGAGAGCATGGGGAGCATGAAGGCTGAGGTCTGTCCCTGGGAGAGCACAGACATGGAGCAGCCCCCTGAGAAGTCCCGCTCTGGGATCCCAGCACTGCCCAAATCATCCTCAAAGAAGTCCCAGAGTGTGGAGAGCCTGAAGGCAGAGGTGTGTCCTTGGGAGGCTCCTGAGCTCGAGGCCAGTGATAAAGCAGAAATCTGCCCCTGGGAGGTGGCTGCTCCTCCATCAGGCAAAGTGAGCAGAAGCCCTTCGACAAGTCAAGGtgttttgaaagagaaaggagagagcaCGTCTGCAAAGAAGGAGGCAGTGAGCAGAGACCGTGAGTCCATCTGTCCCTGGGAGAGCACGGACACGGAGGGAACCACTGTGGGGTCCACCAGgaagagcacagagctgctgaaatcCCAGGCATTTGTGAGCATGGAGAGCATAAAGGAGGAGGTCTGTCCCTGGGAGAGCCTGGGCACAGAGCAGACCCCAGAACAACCTCACAGCAGGAGCCCCAGGCTGCCCAAATCATCCTCAAAGAAATCCCAGAGCGTGGAGAGCCTGAAGGCAGAGGTGTGTCCTTGGGAGGCTCCTGAGCTCGAGGCCAGTGATAAAGCAGCAGTCTGCCCCTGGGAGGTGGCTGCTCCACCATCAGGCAAAGAGAAACCAAGACAAGAGAAAGATGCTCTGTCCACAGTGAGCAGAAGCCCTTCGACAGGTCAAGGGCTCCACAAAGAGACAGGAGAGAGCACGTTTGCAAAGAAGGAGGCAGTGAGCAGAGACCGTGAGTCCATCTGTCCCTGGGAGAGCACAGACACGGAGAAGCCCCCTGAGAAGTCCCGCTCTGGGATCCCAGCACTGCCCAAATCATCCTCAAAGAAATCCCAGAGTGTGGAGAGCCTGAAGGCAGAGGTGTGTCCTTGGGAGGCTCCTGAGCTCGAGGCCAGTGATAAAGCAGCAATCTGCCCCTGGGAGGTGGCTGCTCCACCATCAGGCACAGAGAAACCAAGACAAGCCAGCGGTGCTCTGTCCACAGTGAGCAGAAGCTCTTCAACAAGTCAGGGTGTTTTGAaagaggctgcagagagcacGTCTGCAAAGAAGGAGGCAGTGAGCAGAGACCGTGAGTCCATCTGTCCCTGGGAGAGCACAGACACGGAGGGAACCACTGTGGGGTCCAGGACaaagagcacagagctgaagaaaaccaCTGTCAAGACATCGGAGAGCATGGGGAGCATGAAGGCTGAGGTCTGTCCCTGGGAGAGCACAGACACAGAGCAGCCCCCTGAGAAGTCCCGCTCTGGGATCCCAGCACTGCCCAAATCATCCTCAAAGAAGTCCCAGAGTGTGGAGAGCCTGAAGGCAGAGGTGTGTCCTTGGGAGGCTCCTGAGCTCGAGGCCACTGACAAAGCAGAAATCTGCCCTTGGGAGGTGGCTGCTCCTCCATCAGGCAAAGTGAGCAGAAGCTCTTCAACAAGTCAGGGTGTTTTGAaagaggctgcagagagcacaTCTGCAAAGAAGGAGGCAGTGAGCAGAGACCGTGAGTCCATCTGTCCCTGGGAGAGCACGGACACAGAGGGAATCTCCAAGTCCAGGACAAAGAGCACAGAACTGCTGAAATCCACTGCCAAGACATCGGAGAGCATGGGGAGCATGAAGGCTGAGGTCTGTCCCTGGGAGAGCACAGACATGGAGCAGCCCCCTGAGAAGTCCCGCTCTGGGATCCCAGCACTGCCCAAATCATCCTCAAAGAAGTCCCAGAGCGTGGAGAGCCTGAAGGCAGAGGTGTGTCCTTGGGAGGCTCCTGAGCTCAGTTCCAGCGACAAAGCAGCGATCTGCCCCTGGGAGGCGGCTGCACCTCTGCCGCAGGAAGGAGCAGTCCCGGGGAAGGGGAGCTCCCCATCAAAACCAGCTGGTGCTTCCAAACCTCAGGAGAAGGGGAGTGGGGAGCGGGAGTCCGCCTGCCCCTGGCAGAGCCTGGGCACGGAGGAGCCCTCCTTAAAAACTGCAGCAGGCAAAGAGCCGTCCAGGAAGCCTGACCGTGCAGAGAGCAGGACATCTGACATTtgcccctgggcagcagcagagcccaccGGCTTCCAGCCCGGCGTGCAGCCCCGGGGAGCTGAGGGAGTGTCCCCCAGCGGGCCGGGAGAGCCAAAGCTGGTGGCAGGAGCCAGCGACGggtcagctctgctggggaaaCCCAcgggcagagctgagcacaagCCCCTGTGCCGCATCGTACCGGGCATCCAGCCCCGCCGGGAGGCGGGAGCGGCTCCTGCCgcgggcagcagctccagcccgggcagcagcacagcccggGGTTGTCCCTGGGAAGCAGAAgaggctccagcagcccccGACAAGCCCAGCACAGACAGCAGGAAATCCTCCGAGGTGTGTCCATGGGAAGAGGTGGAGGGTGTAGATCCCACCCCgaccctccctgggcagggcagggcaggtgtGAGCCCTGGAGATGGAGACAGGGCTGCGAGTGGAACCAAGCCCGACGTCTGCCCCTGGGACCACGAGtag
- the MRPL45 gene encoding 39S ribosomal protein L45, mitochondrial, translating to MAAAMKAGLGRLGLRVCGQAAGSVLRPAGAAPACLVVPVRTKRRFSVPEWARELSPEEKERRLRSLGLMFPDERIERTFYLASTAEIIDPYVPPEGDARLTSLSKDGLKQKMQQLKQSAASQLALRKIKDHDPDFSTKTFPEKAQEIFIEAHNCLANFNKQKLHSLVTERCYPEMVRGNRYRTIRWSFLESLEPPRVVHVRCDSVLNRGNLYGQVTVRMHTRQTLAIYDRFGRLMYGGEQVPKDVLEYVVFERYLVNPYGTWRMHGKIVPEWAPPKEPIIKTVMIPGPTLDPSQEHKEAK from the exons ATGGCGGCCGCCATGAAGGCGGGACTAGGGCGGCTGGGCCTGCGGGTGTGCGGGCAG GCTGCCGGGTCCGTGCTCcgccctgctggagcagctccagcctgtctTGTTGTCCCCGTCAGAACCAAGAGGAGGTTTTCTGTCCCTGAATGGGCCAGAGAACTGTCAcctgaagagaaggagaggagacTCAGGTCTTTGGGGCTGATGTTTCCTGATGAACGGATAGAACGGACCTTCTACTTGGCCAGCACAG ctgaaatTATAGACCCTTATGTCCCTCCTGAGGGCGATGCCCGCTTGACTTCCCTGTCCAAAGATGGGCTGAAGCAAAagatgcagcagctgaagcagagtGCAGCCTCCCAGCTGGC CCTGCGTAAGATAAAAGATCATGATCCAGATTTCAGCACCAAAACCTTCCCTGAGAAGGCCCAGGAGATATTTATTGAAGCTCACAACTGCCTGGCAAA CTTTAACAAGCAGAAGCTTCACTCCCTGGTGACCGAGCGTTGCTACCCG GAGATGGTCCGTGGGAACAGGTACCGGACCATCCGGTGGAGCTTCCTGGAGTCCCTGGAGCCTCCCCGCGTGGTCCACGTCCGCTGCGACAGCGTCCTCAACCGCGGCAACCTGTACGGCCAGGTGACCGTGCGGATGCACACCCGGCAG ACTCTGGCCATTTACGACCGCTTCGGGCGGCTGATGTACGGCGGGGAGCAGGTCCCCAAGGATGTTCTGGAGTATGTGGTGTTTGAGAGGTACTTGGTCAACCCTTATGGCACCTGGAGGATGCATGGGAAGATTGTTCCGGAATGGGCTCCACCCAAGGAGCCCATCATTAAG ACGGTGATGATTCCTGGCCCAACCTTGGATCCCTCACAAGAGCACAAAGAAGCAAAGTAG